From a region of the Anser cygnoides isolate HZ-2024a breed goose chromosome 34, Taihu_goose_T2T_genome, whole genome shotgun sequence genome:
- the LOC106049798 gene encoding LOW QUALITY PROTEIN: epoxide hydrolase 3-like (The sequence of the model RefSeq protein was modified relative to this genomic sequence to represent the inferred CDS: deleted 1 base in 1 codon) has translation MLLSLCTALLAPTRALLALQRLVARLAVAAAVAAAGVAYGLWGLGVLLRRGPRGALRWRVRAEPPPGLADGTYGEHGRLRLKSSGLQLHYVARGPPTAPLMLLLHGFPQNWFCWRHQLLEFSTRYRVVALDLRGCGASEKPPGKESYRPEVLLEDIREVIEVLGTPEGHMGATAGHPKCILVGHDWGGVLAWELAAGHPDLVEKLVIVDASHRAVMARFSAWHPSQLLRSSYMFLFQLPLLPELLLSMADFELVKTFLTGPWTGIQNPARRLTEPELDAYLYGLSQPGGLTPPINYYRNIFGDAPVPRERPPCPVLLLWGARDAFLDARLAPCLRRRMAPAAHLHLVPDAGHWLPEDQPDTVNRLLWDFLRGTE, from the exons ATGCTCCTGTCCCTCTGCACGGCGCTGCTGGCGCCCACGCGGGcgctgctggccctgcagcgCTTGGTGGCCCGGCTGGCGGTGGCAGCGGCGGTGGCAGCGGCCGGGGTCGCCTACGGGCtctggggtctgggggtgctcCTGCGgcgggggccccggggggcccTGCGCTGGCGGGtgcgggcagagccccccccggggctggcggACGGCACCTACGGGGAGCACGGACGCCTGCGGctcaag agttcggggctgcagctccactACGTCGCCCGGggcccccccacagcccccttgatgctgctgctgcacggcTTCCCCCAAAACTG gttctGCTGGCGTCaccagctgctggagttcagcaCCCGGTACCGGGTGGTGGCCCTGGACCTGCGGGGCTGCGGAGCGTCCGAGAAGCCACCGGGCAAGGAGAGCTACCGGCCCGAGGTCCTCCTCGAGGACATCCGCGAGGTCATCGAGGTGCTGGGGACACCCGAGGGCCACATGGGTGCCACCGCCGGGCACCCCAAGTGCATCCTGGTGGGGCACGACTGGGGCGGCGTCTTGGCCTGGGAGCTGGCCGCCGGCCACCCCGACCTGGTGGAGAAGTTGGTGATCGTCGACGCGAGTCACCGCGCCGTCATGGCCA GGTTCAGCGCCTGGCACCCATCGCAGCTGCTCCGCTCCAGCTACATGTTCCTCTTccagctgcccctgctgccggagctgctcctctccatggccGACTTCGAG CTCGTGAAGACCTTCCTGACGGGGCCTTGGACGGGCATCCAGAACCCGGCGCGGCGGCTGACGGAGCCTGAGCTCGATGCCTACCTCTACGGCCTCTCGCAGCCCGGGGGGCTCACGCCCCCCATCAACTACTACCGCAACATCTTCGG gGATGCCCCGGTGCCCCGCGAGCGCCCGCCCTgcccggtgctgctgctctggggcgCCCGCGACGCCTTCCTGGACGCCCGCCTCGCGCCCTGCCTGCGCCGCCGCATggcc cccgccgcccaccTGCACCTCGTCCCCGACGCCGGCCACTGGTTGCCCGAGGACCAGCCCGACACCGTCAACCGCCTCCTCTGGGACTTCCTGCGGGGGACGGAGTga